A single Triticum dicoccoides isolate Atlit2015 ecotype Zavitan chromosome 2A, WEW_v2.0, whole genome shotgun sequence DNA region contains:
- the LOC119353478 gene encoding haloacid dehalogenase-like hydrolase domain-containing protein 3 — protein MAVARLRSAAAARLQPALAGRRRLGTAAAAEAPEAVVGAGSARWEPMGAREYYDYRRAIYGDITHKAILVDAAGTLLAPTEPMAQVYRTVGEKYGVKYSEDEILMRYRQAYAQPWGRSRLRYVDDGRPFWQHIVSSSTGCSDLEYFEELYHYYTTEKAWQLIDPDAKYVFEALRRAGVRTAVVSNFDTRLRPLLQALNCDHWFDAVAVSAEVAAEKPNPTIFLKACELLDVKPEEAVHIGDDRRNDLWGARDAGCDAWLWGSDVHSFKEVAERIGVSVGMGNNM, from the exons ATGGCGGTGGCGCGGCTGCGCTCGGCCGCCGCGGCCCGGCTCCAGCCGgcgctcgcgggccggcggcgcctCGGGACGGCAGCCGCGGCGGAGGCCCCGGAGGCGGTCGTCGGGGCGGGCAGCGCGCGGTGGGAGCCGATGGGCGCGCGGGAGTACTACGACTACCGGCGGGCCATCTACGGCGACATCACGCATAAGGCCATCCTCGTCGACGCCGCCGGCACCCTCCTCGCCCCCACCGAGCCCATGGCCCAG GTGTACAGAACAGTAGGCGAAAAGTATGGGGTGAAGTACTCGGAGGATGAGATCTTGATGAGGTACCGGCAGGCATATGCGCAGCCATGGGGCAGATCGCGGCTTAG GTATGTTGATGATGGGAGGCCCTTTTGGCAACATATAGTTAGTTCTTCTACAGGCTGCTCAGATTTAGAGTACTTTGAGGAACTTTATCATTACTATACAACTGAGAAG GCCTGGCAGCTCATTGACCCTGACGCTAAATATGTTTTCGAAGCATTGAGAAGGGCTGGTGTGAGAACAGCTGTTGTATCCAACTTTGACACCCGTCTCCGCCCACTTTTACAGGCCCTGAATTGTGATCACTGGTTCGATGCAGTTGCTGTATCTGCTGAG GTTGCAGCAGAAAagccaaacccaacaatattcctgAAGGCCTGCGAGTTGTTGGACGTGAAGCCTGAAGAGGCTGTGCATATTGGGGACGACCGTCGGAATGATTTGTGGGGAGCTAGGGACGCAGGCTGCGATGCCTGGCTCTGGGGCAGTGATGTTCACTCCTTCAAGGAA GTCGCAGAAAGGATCGGAGTCAGTGTGGGTATGGGCAACAATATGTGA